A region of Paenibacillus sp. JNUCC-31 DNA encodes the following proteins:
- the bcp gene encoding thioredoxin-dependent thiol peroxidase — MEMTLTEGQLAPGFELPSSTGDTVKLSDYRGQRVLLYFYPKDMTSSCTQQACDFRDRHEAFKGLNAVILGVSTDPMKRHDQFIAKYGLPFILLSDEDHQVAEQYGVWQLKKLYGKEYMGLVRSTFLIDEEGVLLKSWLKVRVKGHIEAALEAVKEL, encoded by the coding sequence ATGGAGATGACATTAACCGAAGGCCAGCTTGCTCCAGGTTTTGAGCTTCCATCGAGTACGGGAGATACTGTGAAGCTGTCGGATTACCGCGGACAGCGGGTACTGCTTTATTTTTATCCTAAAGATATGACTTCTTCCTGCACGCAGCAGGCATGTGACTTTCGTGATCGGCATGAGGCGTTCAAGGGATTAAATGCTGTTATTTTGGGCGTCAGCACCGATCCGATGAAACGGCATGACCAATTCATTGCCAAATACGGCTTGCCCTTTATTCTGCTGTCAGACGAAGATCATCAGGTAGCCGAGCAATACGGCGTATGGCAGCTCAAGAAATTGTATGGCAAGGAATATATGGGGCTGGTACGCTCCACGTTTCTCATTGACGAGGAAGGTGTTCTGCTGAAGTCGTGGTTGAAGGTACGAGTCAAAGGACATATCGAAGCAGCGCTTGAGGCTGTAAAGGAATTGTAA
- a CDS encoding GerAB/ArcD/ProY family transporter, giving the protein MTIQDKISIRQFTLLTFLVMVGDMILIYPPLVSALGKNDAWLCSILGQPIGLFLIWILYKLHQTFPDLSLIEINRKLLGLWAGSVLSVGYLFYFAIGAAVCIREVGDFMTTQIYLKTPIRVILIMLLCSLIWGLMKGLQPMAASIELLTPVVVIFMLLLFMGLLPKIDGSHLQPFMSIKWIHLIEAVVRAAFTSFGELIVLTMILPYVMTGPHVKRDMLLATLLGGMLLSALLLFSLLVVGTFMTQHNIYTSYALAQKINIGNFFERIEAFMAISWLIATYFKSLLYMFAFVIGLAQLFQLKAYKPLILPSALLMFALSILISPNVIFYTNTIMPAWVDWDITVSFIIPLFLLLVHRIRFGKNKKSQTSPERLHT; this is encoded by the coding sequence ATGACCATTCAAGATAAAATCAGTATTCGGCAATTCACCTTGCTTACCTTTCTTGTCATGGTAGGGGATATGATTCTGATCTATCCACCCTTGGTCTCCGCTTTGGGTAAAAATGATGCATGGCTCTGCTCTATCCTCGGGCAGCCCATTGGTCTGTTCCTCATATGGATTCTGTACAAACTCCATCAAACGTTTCCGGATCTTTCCCTAATTGAAATCAACAGAAAATTGCTTGGTCTCTGGGCAGGATCGGTCTTATCCGTTGGTTACCTGTTCTATTTTGCCATAGGTGCTGCCGTCTGTATCCGTGAGGTTGGAGACTTTATGACCACCCAGATTTACCTCAAAACTCCCATTCGTGTCATTTTGATTATGCTCTTGTGTTCTCTGATCTGGGGCCTTATGAAAGGTCTGCAGCCCATGGCAGCAAGCATTGAACTGCTAACCCCCGTTGTTGTTATCTTTATGCTTCTCCTGTTCATGGGGCTTTTGCCCAAAATAGACGGTTCACATCTGCAACCTTTCATGAGCATCAAGTGGATTCATCTGATCGAAGCAGTGGTTCGGGCAGCCTTTACTTCCTTTGGTGAACTCATCGTACTTACCATGATTCTTCCTTATGTAATGACAGGTCCACATGTCAAACGCGATATGCTGCTTGCCACGTTGTTGGGAGGTATGCTTCTGAGTGCACTGTTACTGTTCTCACTGCTCGTTGTCGGGACATTCATGACACAGCATAACATCTATACCTCGTATGCCCTGGCCCAAAAGATTAATATTGGTAACTTCTTTGAGCGTATCGAAGCCTTTATGGCTATCTCATGGTTAATTGCAACCTATTTCAAAAGCCTTCTGTATATGTTCGCTTTTGTTATCGGACTAGCTCAACTGTTTCAGTTAAAAGCATATAAACCCCTTATATTACCTTCAGCCTTGCTTATGTTTGCATTGTCTATTCTGATTTCACCCAATGTCATCTTCTACACTAATACCATCATGCCTGCCTGGGTGGATTGGGACATCACCGTAAGTTTCATCATCCCCCTGTTCCTTTTGCTGGTTCATCGCATACGCTTTGGCAAGAACAAAAAAAGCCAAACCAGCCCAGAACGGTTACACACATGA
- a CDS encoding DedA family protein, protein MELLEKVQHLFGSYGYSVLFFGLLLEFIALPFPGETTMAYAGFLSYKGHLDFGILAILAFLGTTIGMTITYFIGAKAGLPFITRYGKWFLMKQDKLDKTQKWFAKYGNALIFIGYFIPGVRHFTGYFAGMAAVPFRKFALYAYSGALFWVLLFLGIGKIFGPQWNAVFHLAHQYAAYIAAGIGLLLIAAVLYRYRKAWTARSLRKPAPVRQRQK, encoded by the coding sequence TTGGAATTGCTTGAGAAGGTCCAGCATCTGTTTGGGTCCTACGGATACAGCGTTTTGTTTTTTGGCTTGTTGCTTGAATTCATCGCCCTTCCCTTTCCGGGAGAAACAACGATGGCTTACGCAGGTTTCCTGTCCTACAAGGGACATCTGGACTTTGGCATACTCGCTATCCTGGCTTTTCTGGGAACAACGATTGGCATGACCATCACCTATTTTATTGGAGCCAAAGCTGGTCTGCCGTTTATTACACGGTATGGAAAATGGTTTCTGATGAAACAGGACAAGCTCGATAAGACACAAAAGTGGTTTGCCAAGTATGGCAATGCCCTGATTTTCATTGGTTATTTCATTCCTGGTGTAAGGCATTTCACCGGATATTTCGCCGGAATGGCTGCTGTTCCCTTTCGGAAATTCGCATTATACGCCTATTCTGGCGCGCTGTTCTGGGTGTTGTTATTTCTGGGTATTGGCAAAATATTCGGACCCCAGTGGAACGCCGTGTTCCACCTTGCACATCAATATGCCGCGTACATCGCGGCGGGTATTGGACTGCTGCTAATTGCAGCGGTATTATACCGTTATCGAAAAGCCTGGACAGCGAGATCCCTGCGCAAGCCAGCTCCTGTTCGTCAAAGACAAAAGTAA
- a CDS encoding GerAB/ArcD/ProY family transporter, producing the protein MLEQGRIGTRQLSTLIFMMVVGDMMIIYPSVITSYAKQDAWICALVGVPLGMCLMLMFLKLCSLYPEKNLIQISRSILGFWPGTLVSIFYLFFFVIGTSTHIREVGDFITSQIFQYTPLRVIALMFVVALGWGVYHGLETMGRSSELLMPILIVFILVLTFCLLPQVDPSHLKPATDTGVVSILQGILVSIIYPVGEVIPIMMIIPYTLNQTHRTRDVLAAAGLGNLILAALVTISLLVLGAFLTQHNIYASFTLSQKINIGGFFERIEAIMASSWLISTYVKAMVYMYAFVLGTAELFKLKQYRMLILPTSLLVFGLANLVSPSLTFIVITVVPYWVDWDTTLSIILPGLLLLVHMFKKRWMTKSSG; encoded by the coding sequence ATGCTGGAGCAGGGCCGCATTGGAACACGACAATTGTCCACTCTCATTTTCATGATGGTGGTCGGGGATATGATGATCATCTATCCCTCGGTTATCACTTCCTATGCCAAACAAGATGCCTGGATATGCGCTCTTGTCGGGGTTCCACTCGGAATGTGCCTTATGCTCATGTTTCTAAAGCTATGCAGTCTTTATCCGGAGAAAAATCTGATACAGATTTCACGAAGTATTCTGGGATTTTGGCCAGGCACGCTTGTCTCCATTTTTTATCTTTTCTTTTTTGTGATAGGCACCTCCACCCACATCCGGGAAGTCGGAGATTTCATCACCTCCCAAATTTTTCAGTACACTCCGCTTCGCGTCATTGCCCTGATGTTTGTTGTTGCGCTTGGCTGGGGAGTATACCATGGGCTGGAAACGATGGGACGAAGCAGTGAATTGCTCATGCCTATCCTTATTGTGTTTATTCTTGTGCTTACATTCTGTCTACTGCCCCAGGTTGACCCTAGTCATTTGAAGCCTGCTACAGATACGGGTGTGGTCTCTATCCTGCAAGGGATTCTCGTTAGTATCATATACCCGGTAGGTGAAGTGATTCCCATCATGATGATTATCCCCTACACGTTGAATCAGACACACCGTACCCGGGATGTTCTTGCTGCTGCAGGGCTCGGCAACCTGATCCTGGCAGCACTCGTTACCATCTCTCTGCTGGTTCTGGGTGCTTTCCTTACACAGCATAATATTTATGCTTCCTTTACTTTATCTCAGAAGATTAATATCGGCGGGTTTTTCGAGCGCATTGAAGCGATTATGGCTTCTTCCTGGCTTATCTCCACATATGTCAAAGCCATGGTGTATATGTATGCATTTGTTTTGGGAACCGCCGAGCTGTTCAAGCTCAAGCAGTATCGCATGCTGATCCTGCCGACATCCCTGCTGGTCTTTGGCCTTGCCAATTTGGTCTCGCCCAGTTTGACTTTCATCGTCATTACCGTCGTTCCGTACTGGGTAGATTGGGACACCACCTTAAGCATTATTTTGCCTGGGTTGTTATTGTTGGTGCATATGTTCAAAAAGCGCTGGATGACCAAGTCTTCCGGATAA
- a CDS encoding ABC transporter permease codes for MYYIGLIWEYLKNYMKTRLTYRADFWVEILSDLLFQATNLIFIFVVFRHTDNLGGWSESEVLFVYGYFMVPYGIFSCFINLWGFSERYIVKGEMDRILTRPAHNLFQILLENVDPPALVGSFIGLVIMGISGAEMGLMLEWWHIPALIILALSSVLIYAGIYITLTSLSFYSDAPTGILPLMYNIQGYGRYPVTIYNRAIQVLLTWVIPFAFVGIYPAALFLERSEMHRMAMLTPVVGLVFGSIGLLLWNYGVKKYRGAGS; via the coding sequence ATGTACTATATAGGTTTGATCTGGGAATATTTGAAGAATTATATGAAAACCAGGCTCACGTACCGTGCCGACTTCTGGGTGGAAATCCTTTCAGATCTGTTGTTCCAGGCAACAAACCTGATCTTTATCTTTGTTGTTTTCCGGCATACGGATAATCTGGGCGGGTGGAGTGAGAGCGAAGTCCTTTTTGTTTATGGGTATTTTATGGTGCCTTATGGCATCTTCAGTTGTTTTATCAATCTGTGGGGGTTCAGCGAGCGGTATATTGTCAAAGGTGAGATGGATCGCATATTGACCCGTCCGGCGCATAACCTGTTCCAGATTTTACTTGAAAATGTGGACCCGCCTGCGCTTGTGGGATCGTTTATCGGCCTGGTCATCATGGGCATCAGCGGTGCGGAGATGGGACTCATGCTGGAGTGGTGGCATATCCCGGCCCTCATTATTCTTGCCCTTAGCTCCGTTTTAATCTATGCGGGCATCTACATCACCTTGACATCGTTGTCTTTTTATTCGGACGCGCCTACAGGTATCCTGCCATTAATGTACAACATTCAGGGATACGGACGTTATCCGGTAACGATCTATAACCGTGCGATTCAGGTCCTGTTAACATGGGTCATTCCGTTTGCCTTCGTGGGCATTTATCCGGCAGCACTGTTCCTGGAGCGATCGGAGATGCACCGCATGGCTATGCTGACACCAGTGGTGGGATTGGTGTTTGGCTCCATCGGCCTTCTGCTGTGGAATTATGGTGTGAAGAAGTATCGCGGAGCAGGATCATAA
- a CDS encoding spore germination protein: MSTAEQHNPSQSPKKISPDLTENTDYCKEVMGNSKDLMIRPLQCLHKWPSAMLYIDGMVDVQIVNLSILQSLLQIRELPDFSAENEHLHYLQNDVLVASNVLLIDEMKDVLDALLAGFVVVLLEGSNQGLKIAAAGWEDRAVGEPISQTVVRGPMEGFNENLRTNTSLIRKRIRDPHLWIEEREIGRVTNTRVAVVYLEHIVDQEVVQELRRRLDEIDIDSILESGYIEELVQDKTGTIFPTVYNSERPDAVCAALLEGRVAIIIDGTPFVLLVPALFVHFFQSPEDYYQRADISSLIRMIRYLAFFIALLAPSFYIAITTFHQEMLPTNLLISLAAQREGVPFPAFIEAILMELTYEILREAGIRIPKTVGQAVSIVGTLVIGQAAVDAGVVSAAMVIIVSITAISSYVIPENGLSISVRILRFVLMILAAAFGFYGILIVLLITVTHLCSLRSFGVSYMSPFAPYIGKDIKDTLFRVPWTRMKTRPLSTGTPNETRQANQKTKR, from the coding sequence ATGAGTACAGCAGAGCAGCACAATCCGAGTCAAAGTCCGAAAAAAATATCTCCGGATCTTACAGAGAATACCGATTACTGCAAGGAGGTGATGGGAAACAGCAAAGACCTGATGATTCGTCCTCTGCAATGTCTTCACAAATGGCCTTCTGCCATGTTGTACATTGATGGAATGGTAGATGTACAGATTGTTAATCTTTCCATCCTGCAATCCTTATTACAGATCCGTGAGTTGCCTGACTTTTCGGCGGAAAATGAGCATCTGCACTATCTCCAGAATGACGTTCTGGTGGCCAGCAACGTTCTATTGATCGATGAGATGAAAGACGTCCTCGATGCTCTCTTGGCAGGCTTTGTCGTTGTGCTCCTTGAAGGATCGAATCAGGGCTTGAAAATTGCAGCAGCAGGCTGGGAAGACCGCGCCGTTGGTGAGCCCATATCCCAGACGGTTGTTCGTGGTCCCATGGAAGGCTTTAATGAAAATTTGCGCACGAATACCAGCTTGATACGCAAACGAATTCGAGACCCCCATCTGTGGATCGAAGAAAGGGAGATTGGTCGTGTCACCAACACCAGGGTAGCGGTAGTCTATCTGGAGCATATCGTTGATCAAGAGGTGGTCCAGGAACTTCGGCGCAGGCTGGATGAGATTGATATTGACTCCATTCTGGAAAGCGGATATATCGAGGAGCTCGTGCAGGACAAGACAGGTACAATCTTCCCAACAGTCTATAATAGTGAGCGGCCAGACGCCGTCTGTGCAGCCCTGCTTGAAGGCCGGGTGGCCATTATTATAGACGGCACCCCTTTCGTACTGCTGGTGCCAGCCCTGTTTGTTCATTTCTTTCAGTCTCCCGAAGATTACTACCAGCGGGCCGATATTAGTTCATTGATTCGAATGATTCGTTATCTGGCCTTCTTTATCGCGTTACTTGCCCCATCCTTTTATATTGCTATTACTACCTTTCATCAGGAGATGCTTCCTACCAATCTGCTCATTAGTCTGGCAGCTCAGCGTGAAGGGGTTCCATTTCCGGCATTCATTGAAGCCATCTTAATGGAATTGACCTATGAAATATTGCGGGAAGCGGGCATTCGGATTCCAAAGACTGTCGGTCAGGCCGTTTCCATTGTGGGTACCCTTGTTATTGGTCAGGCCGCAGTAGATGCAGGCGTTGTATCGGCTGCCATGGTTATTATCGTATCCATTACAGCGATATCCAGTTATGTCATTCCGGAAAATGGATTGTCCATCTCTGTGCGAATTCTGCGTTTTGTTCTGATGATCTTGGCTGCTGCCTTCGGATTCTACGGCATTCTGATCGTTCTGCTGATCACTGTAACTCATCTATGCAGTTTAAGGTCTTTTGGCGTGTCATATATGTCCCCGTTTGCACCTTATATCGGGAAAGATATCAAAGACACCCTTTTCCGCGTGCCTTGGACCCGGATGAAGACCCGTCCTCTTTCTACCGGAACGCCAAACGAAACCAGACAGGCAAACCAAAAAACAAAACGATAA
- a CDS encoding ABC transporter permease codes for MNSAFFDFMRIRFLTMLAYRVNYYSGILIYTLNIGVYYFTWQAIYGSSGELGGFTAAQMTTYVAVSWMARAFYFNNLDREIAADIRDGSIAIQFIRPINYVMVKMMQGLGEGIFRFLLLMIPGMLIAILLFPVELPTAPSAWIGFLVMLFFSFLINSQINVITGLAAFFVENNEGMMRMKRVVVDLFSGLIIPISLYPGWMSAVMKVLPFQAITYLPGSVFTGRVEGTGIWSVLGIQVFWFVILLVPMMLIWRQARKRLFVQGG; via the coding sequence ATGAATAGTGCATTTTTTGATTTTATGCGCATCCGGTTTCTGACGATGCTTGCATACCGGGTGAATTATTATTCCGGCATTTTGATATATACGCTGAATATCGGCGTGTATTACTTTACCTGGCAGGCGATTTACGGCAGCAGTGGTGAACTGGGCGGTTTTACGGCAGCTCAGATGACGACATATGTGGCGGTATCGTGGATGGCGCGTGCGTTTTATTTTAACAATCTGGATCGGGAGATCGCTGCGGACATTCGCGATGGCTCCATTGCCATTCAATTTATAAGGCCGATCAACTATGTCATGGTCAAAATGATGCAGGGGCTGGGCGAAGGCATTTTCCGTTTCCTGCTGCTGATGATTCCGGGGATGCTCATTGCCATTCTGCTGTTCCCGGTGGAACTGCCTACGGCGCCGTCTGCGTGGATTGGCTTTCTGGTCATGCTGTTCTTCAGTTTTCTCATTAACTCGCAGATTAATGTCATTACCGGACTGGCGGCCTTCTTTGTGGAAAATAATGAAGGCATGATGCGCATGAAGCGCGTTGTGGTCGATTTATTCTCTGGTCTGATTATCCCGATCAGCCTGTATCCAGGGTGGATGTCTGCAGTGATGAAGGTATTGCCTTTTCAGGCCATTACGTATCTGCCCGGCTCGGTTTTCACCGGAAGAGTAGAGGGCACCGGCATCTGGAGCGTACTCGGCATCCAGGTGTTCTGGTTTGTCATACTGCTCGTTCCGATGATGCTGATCTGGCGTCAGGCGCGCAAGCGTCTGTTCGTGCAAGGAGGGTAA
- a CDS encoding MFS transporter encodes MLFRFSILSLLQKESGYRRIFIAGMVNGIGDRFSQIAMLSLILSITGSGLAVGLVLGLRVLPFLVLAPAGGLLTMHFSRRTIMLITNLLRIPLVLSYLFVNHADDLWILYTVSTLLACAEALYSPVRKSGIPLLVQPGNLLQINGLEQVMNGTVLIAGALIGGITSSMMGPQAAFITNALCFLAAAIVIRKVSFPAERDAESGEISIENVESSASTASVTSDHTSGITRDQGTVHVSSVIWRLVRSSVVLQMIILFELWVPVINGIDNVLISVYAIEVFGLGDWGVGMFYAALGTGLVLSNWCSRYFQRWLLPGVLICLLVEGGLLMLLSTATQPLLASLIYALLALMSGVGNTCLDTLLMRETPEKYRGLIFGLVTACSSCMLGLSMFGTGLLLEVVEPRTLGFAGGMGFAAIAVLLTWYGGLRARGGLNIRS; translated from the coding sequence ATGTTATTCAGGTTTTCAATTCTGTCTTTACTGCAAAAGGAGTCGGGGTACCGCAGGATTTTCATTGCAGGAATGGTGAACGGCATAGGTGATCGGTTTTCCCAGATCGCCATGCTTTCATTAATTCTGAGTATCACAGGATCTGGACTGGCCGTAGGACTTGTGCTTGGACTTCGTGTGCTTCCGTTTCTGGTGCTTGCCCCTGCAGGGGGCTTGTTGACCATGCATTTTTCTCGGCGAACGATTATGCTAATTACCAATTTGTTGAGAATTCCTCTTGTCTTGAGCTATTTATTTGTCAATCATGCGGATGATTTGTGGATTCTGTACACCGTGAGTACTTTACTTGCTTGTGCAGAGGCCCTCTATTCACCGGTTCGCAAATCAGGAATACCGCTGCTTGTACAGCCGGGTAATCTGCTCCAGATTAATGGGCTTGAACAGGTGATGAATGGTACGGTGCTGATTGCAGGTGCTTTAATTGGAGGAATCACTTCATCGATGATGGGACCGCAGGCCGCTTTTATAACTAATGCATTGTGTTTCCTGGCAGCAGCTATTGTGATCCGTAAAGTCTCATTTCCAGCAGAAAGGGATGCTGAATCCGGTGAGATTTCAATTGAAAATGTAGAGAGTTCAGCCAGTACAGCCAGTGTGACATCTGATCATACTTCAGGGATTACTCGCGACCAGGGTACAGTTCATGTTTCTTCTGTAATATGGCGCCTGGTTCGGTCTTCTGTAGTATTACAGATGATCATCCTGTTTGAGTTATGGGTTCCGGTCATAAACGGAATCGATAATGTATTGATCAGTGTGTACGCAATTGAGGTGTTTGGGCTGGGGGATTGGGGAGTAGGCATGTTCTATGCTGCTCTGGGAACAGGCCTCGTATTGAGCAATTGGTGTTCTCGTTATTTTCAGCGCTGGTTACTTCCTGGTGTACTCATATGCCTGCTGGTCGAAGGGGGACTGCTTATGCTGCTGAGTACTGCGACTCAACCATTGCTTGCTTCCCTGATCTATGCTCTGCTGGCTCTCATGTCAGGCGTAGGCAATACCTGTCTGGATACATTATTGATGCGTGAAACGCCTGAGAAGTACCGTGGACTCATCTTTGGATTAGTGACGGCATGCAGCAGTTGTATGCTGGGATTGTCCATGTTTGGTACGGGTTTATTATTGGAGGTAGTGGAACCGCGAACGCTAGGATTTGCAGGAGGTATGGGTTTCGCAGCGATTGCTGTATTACTGACATGGTATGGAGGGTTACGAGCACGTGGGGGTTTAAATATCAGAAGCTAA
- a CDS encoding polysaccharide deacetylase: MVTPIQPFLSGKRSALILRIMVLLCVFATYAGTSYASSVSGFVVSASKEENLQDKVVYLSFDDGPGKHTHEVLDILRTEQVQATFFVLGEQAERYPEMIRSVVEDGHALGNHTFNHQYEQLYSDFKVFWKQIKQTEDVVERIAGFRPNLVRAPGGTYGHFDQSYFDLLKLGGYTVMDWNVDSGDSRRKGVPAKEILTNATKVPAGARSVIVLMHDGGAHAETVKALPGIIKYYRDQGYRFDTMKASDQPVQFRVHPAEKYKFRKAPGKSWIAEHVQENSNLWLAGKELKVEMGLAAATLKPGEFRVEDQRIMVPLRTFMKKFGSSARWDAETRTANAVWKDRIIRADSISGDLITKRAGQVDDMRTVGAVQTQGGTIWVPLRELMEHMGVNVQSLKVNENEWIVKTGMPLAAANSMYIHKMI, translated from the coding sequence ATGGTGACACCAATACAACCATTTTTATCGGGTAAAAGGTCTGCTCTCATTCTTCGCATTATGGTATTGCTGTGTGTATTTGCTACATATGCAGGCACATCTTACGCTTCTTCTGTGTCAGGCTTTGTTGTGTCTGCCTCCAAAGAAGAGAATCTCCAGGACAAAGTAGTCTATTTGAGTTTTGACGATGGGCCGGGGAAACATACCCATGAAGTATTGGATATTTTGCGTACAGAGCAGGTTCAGGCTACATTTTTCGTGTTGGGTGAGCAGGCAGAACGTTATCCGGAGATGATCCGTTCAGTTGTAGAGGACGGGCATGCTCTGGGCAATCATACATTTAATCATCAGTATGAACAGTTATACAGTGATTTCAAAGTGTTCTGGAAGCAGATCAAACAGACAGAGGACGTGGTGGAACGCATTGCTGGTTTTCGTCCGAATCTGGTCCGGGCTCCGGGGGGGACCTACGGGCATTTTGACCAGAGCTATTTTGATCTGTTGAAATTGGGCGGGTATACCGTTATGGATTGGAACGTAGACAGTGGCGACTCCAGACGCAAAGGCGTTCCAGCCAAAGAAATTCTAACGAACGCAACGAAGGTGCCTGCCGGGGCACGTTCTGTTATTGTACTGATGCACGATGGGGGCGCTCATGCCGAGACGGTAAAAGCACTGCCAGGTATCATCAAGTATTACCGTGATCAAGGCTATCGATTTGACACGATGAAAGCCTCGGATCAGCCTGTTCAATTCCGCGTACATCCCGCTGAGAAATACAAGTTCCGCAAAGCTCCGGGAAAGTCGTGGATTGCTGAGCATGTGCAGGAGAACAGCAACCTTTGGCTAGCAGGCAAGGAACTAAAGGTGGAAATGGGTCTGGCGGCCGCCACGTTGAAACCAGGGGAGTTTCGCGTGGAAGATCAGCGGATTATGGTGCCTTTGCGGACCTTTATGAAAAAGTTCGGAAGCAGCGCTCGCTGGGATGCAGAGACCAGAACCGCTAATGCGGTATGGAAAGATCGAATCATCCGTGCAGATAGTATCAGCGGAGACCTGATAACGAAGCGTGCAGGCCAGGTGGATGACATGAGGACAGTGGGGGCCGTACAAACCCAAGGGGGAACAATATGGGTTCCGCTGCGAGAGCTGATGGAGCACATGGGGGTTAACGTACAATCCCTGAAGGTGAACGAAAATGAATGGATTGTTAAAACCGGTATGCCTCTGGCAGCTGCAAACAGCATGTACATCCATAAAATGATCTGA
- a CDS encoding Ger(x)C family spore germination protein gives MNKCLQLILSVAVLLPLLTGCWDRQELNELGIMLGLGVDKDGEMIKVTAQVVVPNEVSSKSGGGKGTPVTQYQASAPTLFEAMQKLTQSSPRRIFMAHIRVMVIGEEYARKAGIYDVTEALMREPTVRPDYYVMVARNTTAAKVLDVLTPLENLPAEKLFNSLDVSSKIWSPTTTVTGDQLMEYMIAPGIQPVITGVEIVGPQEKSGSKDNISTIHSPASLKSTGLSVFKKDKLIGWLTEDESKGYNYIRNNVKSTIGHLPCRKGGNVTFKTLRSTTKRKAKVVAGHPVISIKIKNVSSIGAVECGIKIGSMDVIKELERDSEERLVDLMQESIKSVQRKFHVDIFGFGQEVYHADPTFFKKVEKDWDDYLENLDVHYDVNVQIKRVGTLDNSFKDEIRE, from the coding sequence ATGAACAAATGCCTACAATTGATTCTGTCTGTTGCTGTTCTGCTCCCTCTCCTTACCGGATGCTGGGATCGACAGGAACTCAATGAGCTCGGCATCATGCTGGGACTGGGTGTGGACAAGGATGGCGAAATGATTAAGGTGACCGCTCAAGTGGTTGTGCCCAATGAAGTATCTTCCAAATCAGGAGGAGGCAAAGGGACACCTGTGACGCAGTACCAAGCTTCTGCCCCAACATTGTTTGAAGCGATGCAAAAATTAACTCAATCTAGTCCCCGCCGTATCTTTATGGCGCATATTCGCGTAATGGTCATTGGTGAAGAATATGCCCGGAAAGCCGGTATATATGATGTAACTGAAGCTCTAATGCGGGAACCTACGGTACGCCCTGACTACTATGTCATGGTGGCCCGAAATACAACGGCTGCCAAAGTACTGGATGTGTTAACTCCACTTGAGAACTTGCCGGCAGAGAAGTTGTTTAATTCACTGGATGTATCCTCCAAAATCTGGTCACCCACGACAACCGTTACCGGAGATCAGTTAATGGAATATATGATTGCTCCCGGCATACAGCCTGTCATAACCGGCGTGGAGATTGTTGGTCCACAGGAGAAAAGCGGAAGTAAGGATAACATTTCAACCATCCATTCTCCCGCCAGCCTGAAATCAACCGGACTTTCCGTATTCAAAAAGGACAAGCTGATTGGCTGGCTAACGGAGGATGAGTCCAAGGGATATAACTATATCCGAAACAATGTGAAATCTACCATTGGACATCTTCCTTGCCGAAAAGGTGGGAACGTGACCTTCAAAACCCTGCGCTCAACAACCAAACGCAAAGCAAAAGTCGTTGCCGGTCATCCTGTCATCAGCATCAAAATCAAAAATGTATCCTCCATCGGTGCTGTGGAATGCGGAATCAAGATTGGTTCCATGGACGTCATCAAGGAACTGGAGCGGGACAGTGAGGAGCGGCTTGTGGATCTGATGCAAGAATCCATCAAGTCGGTGCAGCGCAAGTTCCATGTTGATATTTTCGGATTTGGACAAGAGGTATATCACGCAGATCCTACATTTTTCAAAAAAGTGGAGAAAGACTGGGATGACTATCTTGAAAATCTGGATGTGCATTATGATGTCAATGTGCAAATCAAACGTGTAGGGACACTGGATAATTCGTTCAAAGACGAAATTAGGGAGTGA